The Streptomyces sp. ICC1 DNA window TCCCGACGACTGGACGCTCGTCACCCTGCTGGGGCTGCGCCTTCTGGAAGAGAGCACCGCCCGGGAGCTGCGCGTGGTCGCCGAACTCACAGACGACCGCAACCGTCCCCTGGCGCCGGTCGAACCCGGCTCCGACGTCATCGTCAGCGGCAACCTGACCGGACTGCTCATGGCGCAGATCACCCAGAACCGACACCTCGCACCCGTGTTCAACGAGCTGTTCTCCGCCGACGGCAGCACGGTGCGACTGTGCCCGGCGGGGACTTACGTACGCCCGGGCAGCGAGGCGAGCTTCGCCACCGTCGTCGCCGCGGCCCGCGCACGCGGGGAATGCGCCATCGGGTACCGGCTGCACGAGCGCCGTGCCCTGTCGCCGGATCACGGCCTCCGGCTCAACCCGCACAAGGCCGCACGCCACCGTTGGAACTCCAAGGACGAGGTGATCGTGGTGTCGGCCGACCCCGCCGGGCGCAGCGACCCCGCGCCCAACCGTTCACGACCGGTCTCGGCCGGGTAGGACCCGGGCGGCCGAGCACTGGCCATACCGTGCGTTTCACACGGCGGGCCCCGGGCGGCCCTACGGCGCGGGAGCCGCGGGTGCCTGCGGAGCGGGGGGCGGGGATGCGTGCGGGACCGGCAGGTGGCATGCGGCGCGGGCGTCGCCTTCCTCCGTGCGCGGCCAGTACCGTCCTTCGAGGGCCTCCGCGCTGCGGTTGAGGCGGACCAGGACGTCCTCCAGCTCCCGTACGTCCTCAGGTGACCAGTCGGCGACCACCCGGGCCAGGCAGGACCGGTTGACCTCACGGTCGTCGGCGAGCCGGCGCCCGCCTTCCACGGTGATGTGCAGCTTGCGGGCCATGCCGCCGTCCGGGTCCGCGACGCGCTCGGCCAGTCCGCAGCGCAGCAGCGCGGCCGTCTGGCGGTTCACGGTCGAGGTGTCGAGCCCGAAGGCCTCCGCCAACTGTCCGATGGACATGGGGCCTTGTGTGTCGATCCGGCTGAGCAGCAGGTACGCCGAGCGCTCCAGGCGTTCGGGGTCGCGCTCGCGCCGGGCCAGCACCTGGTGCCGCGAGAGCAGCATCATCTCCCGCTCCAGTTTCTCCAGCACTTCGCCTCCCGCTCCTTTCGACGCTCCATTATCGCGGACCCCTGCACGGCTCGGCCTGCGGGCGGCGCCCCACGACGGCCGGACGCTGCAATATGCATGATACATAACATGTGTACTATGCACTTCTCGTCGTCACCCGACGAGCCACAGCCTCAACCCGGAGGATCCGCATGACCGTCACCACGTCCACTTCCTCCCGCGCGGCCGAGATCCTGTCCCGGCCCGTCAAACTGAACGGCCTGACCGTCCCCAATCGCATCGCGATGGCGCCGATGACCCGGATGTTCTCCCCCGACGGCGTGCCCGGCGAGGACGTGCAGGCGTACTACGCCAGCCGGGCCGCCGCGGGCGTGGGCTTGATCGTCACCGAGGGCACCTACATCGGTCACGACTCCGCCGGGCAGAGCGACCGGGTGCCGCGGTTCCACGGCGAGGAGCAGCTGGCGGGGTGGGCGAAGGTCGCCGCGGCCGTGCACGAGGCCGGCGGCACGATCGTGCCCCAGCTGTGGCACATAGGCATGGTGCGCAAGCAGGGCGAGGCACCGTATGCCGACGCCCCCGCCGTCGGTCCCTCCGGCATCCGCGTCGACGGCACCGAGGGGACCGGCAGGGCGATGACCCGCACCGACCTCGACGACGTCATCGGCGCGTTCGCCGACGCCGCCGCGGAGGCCGAGCGGATCGGTTTCGACGGCGTCGAGCTGCACGGCGCCCACGGCTACCTGCTCGACCAGTTCCTGTGGGAGCGGACCAACCGCCGCACCGACGCCTACGGCGGCGACGCGGTGGCCCGTACGAAGTTCGCCGCGGAGATCGTGGCCGCGGTCCGCGAGCGCGTCCCGGCCGATTTCCCGGTGATCTTCCGCTACTCGCAGTGGAAGCAGGAGGCCTACGACGCACGGCTCGCGCAGACCCCGGAGGAGCTGGAGGCGATCCTCGCCCCGCTGGCGGCAGCGGGCGTCGACGCGTTCCACGCCTCCACCAGGCGCTACTGGCTCCCGGAGTTCGAGGGCTCGGACCTGAACCTGGCGGGCTGGACCAAGAAGCTCACCGGCCGGCCGACCATCACCGTCGGTTCGGTCGGCCTCGACGGCGACTTCATCCGCGCCTTCGCCGGTGAGGGCGCGGCGCTCGGCGACATCGACAACCTCCTGGACCGCATGGAACGCGATGAGTTCGACATGGTCGCCGTCGGCCGGGCGCTGCTCCAGGACCCGCAGTGGGCCGCGAAGGTCCTCGGGAACCGCTTCGACGAGCTGAAGCCGTACGACGCGGTGTCGCTCAGGTCGCTCAGCCGGTAACCGGTGACCGGCAGCCGGAAGCCGTTCGGCGGCCGGCTGCCGGCTGCCGGTCCGAGGACGCCCGGAGGACCGGGCGGCCGCGCCGGGAACAGCCGGTGCGGCCTGCACGGTTGCATCGACTGAGGGACCGGCGCCGTACGGGCGGGGAACACGGAGACCACGAGGTCGTCCGCCCCGCCAGGATCCGGGCCCGGGGTCGCGGTACACCCGCCGCGCACTCGGACCAAGATGTATTTCCGCAGGAGGACTGCATGACTGACCGGCCCTTGACGCTCATGGCTGTACACGCCCATCCCGACGACGAGGCCACCGGAACGGGCGGGGTCCTCGCGCGGTACGCGGCGGAAGGCATCCGCACGGTTCTCGTGACGTGTACCGACGGCGGTTGCGGTGACGGAGCGGAGGGCGCCAAGCCGGGCGATCCCGGGCACGATCCGGCGGCCGTCGCCCTGGTGCGCCGTCGAGAACTCGAGGCGAGCTGTGACGTCCTGAAGATCAGCGATCTGGAGACGTTGGACTATGCCGACTCCGGGATGGTGGGCTGGCCGAGCAACGACGCCCCCGGATCCTTCTGGCAGACCCCCGTACAGGAAGGCGCGGCCCGACTCGCGGAACTCATGCTGCACTACCGGCCCGATGTGGTCGTCACTTACGACGAGAACGGCTTCTACGGCCACCCCGACCACATCCAGGCCCACCGCATCACGATGGCGGCGCTGGAGATGACCGCGCTGACGCCGAAGGTGTACTGGACGACGATGCCGCGCTCGACGATGCAGCGGTTCGGCGAGATCATGCACGAGTTTCACGAGGACATGCCGGAGCCGGACCCTGCCGAGACCGCCGCGCTCGCGGAGATCGGCCTCCCCGACGACGAGATCACCACGTGGGTGGACGCCACCGCGTTCAGCGATCAGAAGTTCGAGGCGTTGGCCGCGCACTCCAGTCAGGGCGAGAACATCTTCTTCCTCAAGATGGGCAAGGAGAGGTTCGGCCAGTTGATGGGCATGGAGACCTTCGTACGGGTCAAGGACGCCACCGGCGCGGCCGTACCCGAGAACGACCTCTTCGCCGGACTGCGCTGATCGGTTCGTCCGGCGGGGGCAGGTCCGCCGTCGCACGCGGTTGCGACGACGGCGGACCTGCCCGGGCGCTCGAGCCCAGACCGCAGCCCTCCTCCACATCGCGCGCACCGAACACCCGATACCGCGACTGTCCACCCCTAAGACGCCTCAGGGGTACCCGGAATCGGCGACCCGAGCGCGGACAAACTCACTCCCATGAAGAACACCAGCCGACGCACCCTCCTCGCCTCCGTCGCCGCCGTTGCCGCGGGACTGCCCACGCTCAACGCCGTTGTGGGCACCGGCGCCACCCCTGCCGCCGCCGCGACCGACCCCGAGACCAACACCGGGCTGTACACCCGTACCGCCGACAAGGAGGGCAGCGACTGGATGCGCCGCTTCCGCTGCGGCGCCCCGGTTCAGCTCACCGACAACACCCGCAACACGAGCATCCCGGTGAGCAGCACGGCGATCATCGCGCCGCACGGCGGTGGCATCGAGGCGGGCACGAGCGAGCTGTGCCTGGCCGTCGCCGGCTACAAGCCCTTCGACGCCAACACCGATCCGGCGGCCGCGGCGGTGGCGGGAGTACCGCAGCGCGACTACTGGATGTTCGAGGCGCTGGCCAACTCGTCGGCGCAGCACGTCACTTCCACCCTCTGCGACGACCCGGCCGCCCTCGCCGTCTGCGGCAGCAATCTGTACGCCGTCTCCCTGCACGGCTTCACACCGGACGACGCCCCGACCGCCAAGCAGATCCTCATCGGCGGCCGCGACCAGCGGCTGAAGCGCAACCTGGCCGCTGCCTTCGCCCAGCACGGTTTCACCACCGGCCACAGCGACCCCGCGCTGAACGTGACCGTGATCCTCACCGGCGCCAACACGTCCCTGAACGGCGACGACGTGGCGAACATCGTCAACCGCACCCGCACCGGAGCCGGCGCCCAGCTGGAGATCTCCACCAAGCTGCGCGAAGCGATGTTCGGCACCTTCACGGGCGGCTCCGATCGGCGTGCCAGTTATGGCGTGGCCTCCACCACCGCCCCGCACGCGGCCCACTTCTGGAACGGCTTCGTCGACGCCGTACGCAAGGCGGTCGACGAGAACGAGCGCGGCCTCGCCCGCTGACCGATCACGCCAGAATGATCTACGGATGCACCTGGCGTGTCAGTTGGCGTGTCAGTCGGTGCCGGGTGTCATGCCGGCGATCATCTCTGCCAGTACGGTCCGCCTGTCCTCTCCCTGCCGTGCCCGCAGAGGACGGGCCAGTCGTGTGCTGTCGTAGTGCCAGCGGTGATCCAGGTCCCGGGGCGTCGTGCCGGTCTCGCTGAAGTCCGAACGGGTGCCGTGCAGTTCCGTGAGGTCGTGGGCCAGGTCGTGCCACGAGACGTGCCCGCCGGCCGCGTTGGCGACTCCGTGCACGGGGCGGTCCAGGCACTCGGCCACCGCACGGGCCAGGGCGGCCGCGTGCACCCAGGCCACTCCGTACCAGGGGTGTCCCCCGGTGCCGGGCCGCGGCAGTTCGATCGGCCGGCCCTCGCGGGCGGCCTGGTAGAGCGTGCCGATGGCGCCCCAGCGCAGCTGTTCGCGCAGTCGGTCGTGCGCGCCCCAGACGATCGGTGACCGTACGGCGCTCGCTCCCCCGCGTCCCTCGGTGCCCGCGGCCCGCAGCAGCAGGGCCTCGCAGTCGAGCTTGGCCCTCCCGTACGGGCTGACGGGGGCGTGGGGCGGCGATTCCTCGGCAACCCGGTCCGTATCGGGGTGCCCGTAGGCGTCGACGCTGCTGACGAAGACGAACGGTCCGCGCCGCCAGGCGTCGACCATCGTCTCCATCGCCGCCAGGTCCACGTCGTGCCGGGTGAAGGTGCAGGCGGCGTGGACGACCGCGTCGGCTTGCGCGACGGCGTTGCGGAGCCCGGCCAGGTCCGAGAGGTCGCCCTCGATGACGTCGACGCCCTCGGTGGCGATCAGATGGGCGGACTCGGGCCGGGCCAGCGCCAGCACGGGGCGGCCCTGCGCGGCCAGTTCGCGGACGACGAAAGCGCCCACGCCGCCCGTCGCGCCGGTGACCAGGACCGTGCCCGGGCGGATGTCCCGGGAGCGGGGGGCCGATTTGCTCGCGGCCTTCGCGGCGCTCTGCCGCGCCGCCCGTTCGTCGAGGAGGGCGGTCAGCGCGCGGGGCGTGCGGGCCTGGAGCACGTCGAGGCCCGTGAGCGGCAGCCCGAGCTCCGCACGCAGTCGCTCGGCCAGCTGCACGGCTTTCAGGGAGTGGCCGCCGAGGGCGAAGAAGTCGTCGTCGGGCGACGAGGGGAGACCCAGCAGCGCGGTGAAGGACTCCATCACCGCTTCGGCCCGGGGGCCGGTCGGGGTGCTCGGCGTGGACGGTCCGGGCAGCCGGGCGTGGTCGGGCGGTCCGGCGGCGGTGCGCGGCAGCGCGTCGAGCAGCGTGACGGTGGCGGGTACGGCCTCGGGTGCGAGCGAGCGGCGCAGCAGGCCCATCAGCTCTTGGCCGGACGGGCCGAGGCTGTCGTGCAGGACGGCGTAGGCGACGGGCGGACCCTGGGCGGGCCGGCGCACCGTGGCGTCGGCGACCTGCGGGTGGGCGCGCAAGGCTTGCGCGGCCGGGTGGTTGTCATGGCCCGGGTCCGCGCCGGGGGGGACGAAGAGCACGGGCACCACGACGCCGAGTGCGGCGATGCAGGCGCTGACCCCGAACACGGCAGCCTGCAGATGCTGGCCCCGCGATGGAACATCTGGGTGCTGCTGACCATGTCCGAGAAGCCGATGCGCTACCGGGAGATCAAGAGCGCCCTGCCCTGGCTCCCCGACGGCCAGCTCCACCCCCGGCCCGTCAGGCTCGTCGACTCAGGCCTCCTCGACCGAACCGACGACGAATCCCAGGCCGGCCTGTACGACCTGGCCCCCCGCGGCCGCGGACTGCTCCGGGTCCCCGGCCTCCCCGTCCCCGTCGAAGGGCGGCAAGCCCTCCTGCCGGCCGTGGGAGATCTGCGACCCGGACGAACCGAGCCCCGGCGCCTCCACGTCGACGTCCCCCTCACCCAGCAAAACACCGGGCAGACCCGGTGGGGCGACGAACAGCGGCGGCAGCGGAGGCTTCCCGATAGGGGGCTCCACGGGCGGCTGACCGGCCGCCCCACGCCACGGACGCGCAGGGCCGTCGCACTTGGTGCGACGGCCCTCTCGCATGTCCGGCGCGGTACGGCAGGATGTGCGCATGACGAAGGTGCACGAGGACAGCCCCGTACTGCCCACCCAGCAGGACGAGGTGGCGGCCGCCGGGAGCGAGCTCATCGGCGGCCCACTGGGCCGCCACGCGCGGCTGGGAGGCCAGTGGCTGACCCCGGTGCGCGTCGTGGTGCTCGTCGCCCTGGGGATGTTCGCGCTCGGCATGGTGCAGAAGCTGCCGTGCTACGACTGGGCGTGGTTCCGCGGGGCCGGCTCCCAGTACACCCACGCCTGCTACTCGGACATCCCGCACCTCTACGTCGTACGCGGCTTCGCCGACGGCCTCACGCCGTACTTCGACCGCATCCCCGGCGACATGCAGTTCCTGGAGTACCCGGTGCTCACCGGGCTCTTCATGGAGATCGCCTCCTGGATGACCCCCGGCAGCGGCTCCATGCAGCACCGGGAGCAGATGTACTGGATGGTCAACGCGGGCATGCTGATGGTCTGCGCCGTCGTGATCGCCGTGTGCGTCGCCCGCACCCACCGCCGCCGGCCGTGGGACGCGCTGCTCTTCGCCC harbors:
- a CDS encoding NAD(P)-dependent oxidoreductase, encoding MFGVSACIAALGVVVPVLFVPPGADPGHDNHPAAQALRAHPQVADATVRRPAQGPPVAYAVLHDSLGPSGQELMGLLRRSLAPEAVPATVTLLDALPRTAAGPPDHARLPGPSTPSTPTGPRAEAVMESFTALLGLPSSPDDDFFALGGHSLKAVQLAERLRAELGLPLTGLDVLQARTPRALTALLDERAARQSAAKAASKSAPRSRDIRPGTVLVTGATGGVGAFVVRELAAQGRPVLALARPESAHLIATEGVDVIEGDLSDLAGLRNAVAQADAVVHAACTFTRHDVDLAAMETMVDAWRRGPFVFVSSVDAYGHPDTDRVAEESPPHAPVSPYGRAKLDCEALLLRAAGTEGRGGASAVRSPIVWGAHDRLREQLRWGAIGTLYQAAREGRPIELPRPGTGGHPWYGVAWVHAAALARAVAECLDRPVHGVANAAGGHVSWHDLAHDLTELHGTRSDFSETGTTPRDLDHRWHYDSTRLARPLRARQGEDRRTVLAEMIAGMTPGTD
- a CDS encoding NADH:flavin oxidoreductase — encoded protein: MTVTTSTSSRAAEILSRPVKLNGLTVPNRIAMAPMTRMFSPDGVPGEDVQAYYASRAAAGVGLIVTEGTYIGHDSAGQSDRVPRFHGEEQLAGWAKVAAAVHEAGGTIVPQLWHIGMVRKQGEAPYADAPAVGPSGIRVDGTEGTGRAMTRTDLDDVIGAFADAAAEAERIGFDGVELHGAHGYLLDQFLWERTNRRTDAYGGDAVARTKFAAEIVAAVRERVPADFPVIFRYSQWKQEAYDARLAQTPEELEAILAPLAAAGVDAFHASTRRYWLPEFEGSDLNLAGWTKKLTGRPTITVGSVGLDGDFIRAFAGEGAALGDIDNLLDRMERDEFDMVAVGRALLQDPQWAAKVLGNRFDELKPYDAVSLRSLSR
- a CDS encoding MarR family transcriptional regulator; the protein is MMLLSRHQVLARRERDPERLERSAYLLLSRIDTQGPMSIGQLAEAFGLDTSTVNRQTAALLRCGLAERVADPDGGMARKLHITVEGGRRLADDREVNRSCLARVVADWSPEDVRELEDVLVRLNRSAEALEGRYWPRTEEGDARAACHLPVPHASPPPAPQAPAAPAP
- a CDS encoding PIG-L family deacetylase, which codes for MTDRPLTLMAVHAHPDDEATGTGGVLARYAAEGIRTVLVTCTDGGCGDGAEGAKPGDPGHDPAAVALVRRRELEASCDVLKISDLETLDYADSGMVGWPSNDAPGSFWQTPVQEGAARLAELMLHYRPDVVVTYDENGFYGHPDHIQAHRITMAALEMTALTPKVYWTTMPRSTMQRFGEIMHEFHEDMPEPDPAETAALAEIGLPDDEITTWVDATAFSDQKFEALAAHSSQGENIFFLKMGKERFGQLMGMETFVRVKDATGAAVPENDLFAGLR
- a CDS encoding poly-gamma-glutamate hydrolase family protein, which encodes MKNTSRRTLLASVAAVAAGLPTLNAVVGTGATPAAAATDPETNTGLYTRTADKEGSDWMRRFRCGAPVQLTDNTRNTSIPVSSTAIIAPHGGGIEAGTSELCLAVAGYKPFDANTDPAAAAVAGVPQRDYWMFEALANSSAQHVTSTLCDDPAALAVCGSNLYAVSLHGFTPDDAPTAKQILIGGRDQRLKRNLAAAFAQHGFTTGHSDPALNVTVILTGANTSLNGDDVANIVNRTRTGAGAQLEISTKLREAMFGTFTGGSDRRASYGVASTTAPHAAHFWNGFVDAVRKAVDENERGLAR